One Hyalangium minutum DNA segment encodes these proteins:
- a CDS encoding sigma-54-dependent transcriptional regulator, with product MAEPLKGSVLLVDDDPAVAKVLGALLVQAGLTVHTAKSGAEALSLLGQKPIDVVVSDVRMPGMNGLELLGEVTRLYPDVPIVLMTAHGTVPMAVEAMKAGAADFILKPFDREEILFTIRKALLRAQGDVERSPLKTSAFVGRSAAMAEVEALLTRAATGTATVLVRGESGTGKELAAKVVHDASPRRSGPFVKLHCAALPETLLESELFGYEKGAFTGAATRKPGRVELANGGTLFLDEIGDISLHVQVKLLRLLQEREFERLGGTQTLKVDVRFVAATHRPLEEMVKKGEFREDLFYRLNVVPVWIPPLRARPEDIEPLARHFLEVHAKANGRPPFTLTADALQALQAQPWPGNVRQVQNFMERLVVLSDGPSLTGEDVARELARQPGLMPTGFQAQTAPPSTTAPAAVTPGSEPKTLESQRRDTERQALLDALKRAGDNRTLAARLLGISRRTLYNKLEEQGLL from the coding sequence GTGGCCGAGCCGCTGAAGGGAAGCGTGTTGCTGGTGGACGATGACCCCGCCGTGGCCAAGGTGCTCGGCGCGCTGCTGGTGCAGGCGGGGCTCACGGTGCACACGGCCAAGAGCGGAGCCGAGGCGCTGAGCCTGCTGGGCCAGAAGCCCATCGACGTGGTGGTGAGCGACGTGCGGATGCCGGGCATGAACGGCCTGGAGCTGCTCGGCGAGGTGACGCGGCTGTACCCGGATGTGCCCATCGTCCTGATGACGGCGCACGGCACGGTGCCCATGGCGGTGGAGGCCATGAAGGCGGGCGCGGCGGACTTCATCCTCAAGCCGTTCGACCGGGAGGAGATCCTCTTCACCATCCGCAAGGCGCTGCTGCGGGCGCAGGGGGACGTGGAGCGCTCGCCGCTGAAGACGAGCGCCTTCGTGGGGCGCAGCGCGGCGATGGCCGAGGTGGAGGCGCTGCTGACACGGGCGGCCACGGGCACGGCGACGGTGCTGGTGCGCGGCGAGTCCGGCACGGGCAAGGAGCTGGCGGCGAAGGTGGTGCACGACGCCAGCCCCCGGCGCTCGGGCCCCTTCGTGAAGCTGCACTGCGCGGCGCTGCCGGAGACGCTGCTGGAGAGCGAGCTGTTCGGCTACGAGAAGGGCGCCTTCACCGGGGCGGCCACGCGCAAGCCCGGCCGGGTGGAGCTGGCGAACGGGGGCACGCTCTTCCTGGATGAGATTGGCGACATCTCCCTGCACGTGCAGGTGAAGCTGCTGCGGCTGCTGCAAGAGCGCGAGTTCGAGCGCCTGGGAGGCACGCAGACGCTGAAGGTGGACGTGCGCTTCGTGGCGGCCACGCACCGGCCGCTCGAGGAGATGGTGAAGAAGGGCGAGTTCCGCGAGGACCTCTTCTACCGGCTGAACGTAGTGCCGGTGTGGATACCGCCGCTGCGGGCGCGGCCGGAGGACATCGAGCCGCTGGCCCGGCACTTCCTCGAGGTGCACGCCAAGGCCAACGGGCGGCCGCCCTTCACGCTGACGGCGGACGCGCTCCAGGCGCTGCAGGCCCAGCCATGGCCAGGCAACGTGCGCCAGGTGCAGAACTTCATGGAGCGGCTGGTGGTGCTCTCAGACGGGCCCTCGCTCACGGGCGAGGACGTGGCGCGCGAGCTGGCCCGGCAGCCGGGGCTGATGCCCACGGGCTTCCAGGCTCAGACCGCTCCCCCGAGCACGACTGCACCGGCGGCGGTGACCCCAGGGAGCGAGCCGAAGACCTTGGAATCCCAGCGGCGTGACACCGAGCGCCAGGCCCTGCTGGATGCGCTGAAGCGCGCCGGGGACAACCGCACCCTCGCCGCGCGCCTTCTGGGGATCAGCCGCCGCACCCTCTACAACAAGCTCGAGGAGCAGGGACTGCTCTGA
- a CDS encoding WS/DGAT/MGAT family O-acyltransferase — protein MERLASVDAAWLRMEEPTNLMMITAVLWFEERPDWERLEAVLRERLVDRFPRFRQRLVVPEGLLGVPFWEEDAAFRWDAHVSHLQVPPPGDREALEALVSEWMSVPLERSRPLWQAHLVEGFGKGGALLVRIHHTLADGISLARVLLSLMDEGTEQHFTPEPSAREAPPAPSWMKLLRGARAVASGTRAALKRSAELIAEPIQVGDLVREGARGAATLKRLALLPSDPPTVLRGALGQAKRAVWSDPLPLEQVKATGRAMESTVNDVLLAALSGGLRRYLEERGGPVADLRAFVPVNLRPLDAPIPRELGNRFGLVFLDLPVKEVEPRRRLRLLKQRMDALKRSPEAALTFGMLGMAGMAPAALEKAVVEVVASKGSLVMTNVPGPRHPVYLAGTKLEGLMFWVPQTGKVSLGVSIFSYAGQVTVGVSVDAGLVPDPHRLVVAFQDELAALAAEASSPGSA, from the coding sequence ATGGAACGGCTGGCCAGTGTGGATGCGGCGTGGCTCCGGATGGAGGAGCCCACCAACCTGATGATGATCACCGCGGTGCTCTGGTTCGAGGAGCGCCCGGACTGGGAGCGGCTCGAGGCCGTGCTGCGCGAGCGGCTGGTGGACCGCTTCCCCCGCTTCCGTCAGCGGCTGGTGGTTCCCGAGGGCCTGCTCGGGGTTCCCTTCTGGGAGGAAGACGCGGCGTTCCGCTGGGACGCCCACGTGAGCCACCTCCAGGTGCCGCCGCCGGGAGACCGCGAGGCGCTGGAGGCGCTGGTGAGCGAGTGGATGAGCGTGCCGCTGGAGCGCTCGCGCCCACTCTGGCAAGCGCACCTCGTGGAGGGCTTCGGGAAGGGGGGCGCGCTCCTGGTGCGCATCCACCACACGCTCGCGGATGGCATCTCCCTGGCGCGGGTGCTCCTGTCGCTCATGGATGAGGGCACGGAGCAGCACTTCACCCCCGAGCCTTCCGCCCGCGAGGCGCCGCCCGCGCCCAGCTGGATGAAGCTGCTGCGAGGGGCCCGCGCGGTGGCCTCGGGCACCCGTGCCGCGCTCAAGCGGAGCGCGGAGCTCATTGCCGAGCCCATCCAGGTGGGGGACCTCGTGCGCGAGGGGGCCCGGGGCGCGGCCACGCTGAAGCGGCTGGCGCTGCTGCCCTCGGATCCGCCCACGGTGCTTCGGGGAGCGCTGGGCCAGGCGAAGCGTGCCGTGTGGTCGGATCCGCTGCCGCTGGAGCAGGTGAAGGCCACCGGCCGCGCCATGGAGAGCACCGTCAATGACGTGCTGCTCGCGGCGCTCTCGGGCGGGCTGCGGCGCTACCTGGAGGAGCGGGGAGGGCCGGTGGCGGACTTGCGCGCCTTCGTCCCGGTGAACCTGCGGCCGCTGGATGCGCCCATTCCCCGCGAGCTGGGCAATCGCTTCGGGCTGGTGTTCCTGGATCTGCCGGTGAAGGAGGTGGAGCCTCGGCGGAGGCTCCGGCTGCTCAAGCAGCGCATGGACGCGCTGAAGCGCTCGCCGGAGGCGGCGTTGACGTTCGGCATGCTCGGCATGGCGGGGATGGCCCCGGCGGCGCTGGAGAAAGCGGTGGTGGAGGTGGTGGCGTCGAAGGGCTCCCTCGTCATGACCAACGTCCCTGGCCCCCGGCACCCGGTGTATCTGGCGGGCACGAAGCTGGAGGGGCTGATGTTCTGGGTGCCCCAGACAGGCAAGGTGAGCCTGGGCGTGAGCATCTTCAGCTACGCGGGCCAGGTGACGGTGGGCGTCTCCGTGGACGCGGGGCTGGTGCCGGATCCCCACCGGTTGGTGGTGGCCTTCCAGGATGAGCTGGCGGCGCTCGCGGCCGAGGCCTCCTCCCCAGGGAGTGCTTGA
- a CDS encoding two-component system sensor histidine kinase NtrB: MNESAWLSLAACTGQLALAGLALARVGKSPLALPLSLLSIALSTWNFAHFAYAVSGEEGWRLVALTATIITAPCAAHFILAFTGQRRRFAPLIYSTYGLFGLFAVVALSALGSPWVAVRATSLTFSRLTMALVTLLLGGGWALLVLHLRRAPSLEERIRTGLLLLGLVLLVALPGTDLMADLGFNVPRLGTLGTLLGLPVMATVALRFQLFGKALSSEAALYAVTLAVVGVLAYLIVFRLFAAEQGALVVGTAAITFALLAAARRVVSALVTQRERLERLATLGRFSAQMAHDLKNPIAALKGAAQFLKEEHAQGRPWDDKGDFLDLLLEQVERLDRVVSTYQRLGRVEPLPRPLDLNQLVEDVLSLQAFTGYASVKREHSLEKDLPKCSGDYDLLANALENLVRNACEAMPQGGTLMVRTQRESTDRAGVVVSVEDTGEGMDARTRERAFDEFFTTKASGSGLGLAFVRRVVEAHGGEVSLTSREGRGTIVSLRLPCTAAPEGVAAPGEGAPWPSR, encoded by the coding sequence ATGAACGAGTCCGCCTGGCTGAGCCTCGCGGCGTGCACGGGACAGCTCGCGCTGGCGGGGCTGGCTCTGGCGCGCGTGGGCAAGAGCCCCCTGGCCCTGCCCCTCTCCCTGCTGTCCATCGCCCTGTCCACGTGGAACTTCGCCCACTTCGCCTATGCCGTCTCGGGCGAGGAGGGCTGGCGGCTCGTGGCGCTGACGGCCACCATCATCACGGCTCCCTGCGCGGCGCACTTCATCCTCGCCTTCACCGGCCAGCGCCGCCGCTTCGCCCCGCTCATCTACTCCACCTACGGCCTCTTCGGCCTGTTCGCCGTCGTGGCGCTGTCCGCCCTGGGCTCGCCGTGGGTGGCCGTGCGAGCCACCTCGCTCACCTTCTCGCGCCTCACCATGGCGCTCGTCACCCTGCTGCTGGGCGGCGGCTGGGCCCTGCTGGTGCTCCACCTGCGCCGGGCGCCCAGCCTGGAGGAGCGCATCCGCACCGGCCTGCTCCTGCTGGGCCTGGTGCTCCTGGTGGCGCTGCCCGGCACGGATTTAATGGCGGACCTGGGCTTCAACGTGCCCCGGCTCGGCACCCTGGGCACCCTGCTGGGCCTGCCCGTCATGGCCACCGTGGCCCTGCGCTTCCAGCTGTTCGGCAAGGCCCTGTCCAGCGAAGCGGCGCTGTACGCGGTGACGCTCGCGGTGGTGGGCGTGCTGGCCTACCTCATCGTCTTCCGCCTCTTCGCCGCCGAGCAGGGCGCCCTCGTGGTGGGCACCGCCGCCATCACCTTCGCCCTGCTGGCCGCCGCGCGCCGGGTCGTCAGCGCGCTCGTCACCCAGCGCGAGCGCCTGGAGCGCCTGGCCACCCTGGGCCGCTTCTCCGCGCAGATGGCGCACGACTTGAAGAACCCCATCGCCGCGCTCAAGGGCGCCGCGCAGTTCCTCAAGGAGGAGCACGCGCAGGGCCGCCCCTGGGACGACAAGGGAGACTTCCTGGACTTGCTGCTGGAGCAGGTGGAGCGGCTGGATCGGGTGGTGAGCACCTACCAGCGCCTCGGGCGCGTGGAGCCGCTGCCCCGGCCGCTGGACTTGAACCAGCTGGTGGAGGACGTGCTGTCGCTCCAGGCCTTCACCGGGTACGCCAGCGTGAAGCGGGAGCACAGCTTGGAGAAGGACTTGCCGAAGTGCTCGGGGGACTACGACTTGCTGGCCAACGCGCTGGAGAACCTGGTGCGCAACGCCTGCGAGGCCATGCCCCAGGGTGGCACCCTGATGGTCCGCACGCAGCGTGAGAGCACGGACAGAGCGGGAGTGGTGGTGAGTGTGGAGGACACCGGCGAGGGCATGGACGCCCGCACCCGCGAGCGGGCCTTCGACGAGTTCTTCACCACCAAGGCCTCGGGGAGCGGGCTGGGGCTGGCCTTCGTGCGGCGGGTGGTGGAGGCGCACGGGGGCGAGGTGTCGCTGACGAGCCGGGAGGGGCGCGGTACCATCGTGAGCCTGCGCCTGCCCTGTACGGCAGCGCCCGAGGGCGTTGCCGCCCCTGGAGAAGGAGCACCGTGGCCGAGCCGCTGA
- the lanL gene encoding class IV lanthionine synthetase LanL, with protein sequence MTADPFLELISEACASHPGFQDGWQLHPPSRGWIRVTPLHSTLPKQGWKLHLTAGEQSSRQILTQALPVLLEEQAAFKVAASQQVLGDLNEGRSGLSQVGKFLTIYPRDEAHAVRLATRLDEATRGLSGPQIPSDRQLRPGSCVFYRYGSFSGRHMQLPIGELVEILEAPDGQLFPDKRESVYRAPPPWVRDPFTTGPGPAEPPKAAPGVIAGHYATVASIHRSARSQVFLAIDLKEMRKCVLKQVKRAAGDGDAGRRRLHHEMEVLTALAPSPWFPTPYQFVEDETSAYLAMEDIEGDTLSAHIQKLSARGCFASEAQLVSWGSQLAEALGSMHERGLVFSDLKSANVLVPPQGKLRLIDLELAHGASLPRVEGAGKGTHGYMTPAQASGQPSTAADDIYALGALLYFAATGAEPSHAPSGSLLVRPLSRLNPSLSPALEALITRCLAPEHAPQSMREVAQALAQMGTPSTTAQLTPADRAPSAAPPGDLYRTQALRLGDTLVHTAQRDPSTGAVFWNHGHPLNGGLPSRDINLGSAGILLALSALVSTFQKPSHRATLAEAAAWLAKAPRPEGPPNPGLYVGEAGVGLALLRAGRTLEDEGLVQAALERARAVAPLPFASPDVFNGTAGRVRFHLEVWRELDSAENLQAALTAGTSLLYSAQRSEAGELKWAIPPGYEGLSGNIQLGYAHGAAGIADTLLDLYEATREQRFLEAACGAGRWLLAQAAPALEDGSGLCWPSQAGAAPHAAFWCHGSAGVGKFFLHAARLEALPEAATVVERCFKTVARGTRWANPVQCHGLSGNLEFLLDVYQATRKPEHLEAVQELVGLLQAFAVEKEGHLYWPAENPFLLSPSYMVGYAGVAACLLRLAEPEQRASLLR encoded by the coding sequence GTGACCGCTGATCCATTCCTCGAGCTGATCTCAGAGGCATGTGCGTCGCACCCTGGCTTCCAGGACGGTTGGCAGCTCCACCCCCCGTCGCGCGGGTGGATCCGAGTCACCCCCCTCCACTCGACGCTCCCGAAACAGGGGTGGAAGCTGCACCTCACCGCGGGAGAGCAGTCCTCCCGGCAGATTCTCACCCAGGCCCTTCCCGTGTTGCTGGAGGAGCAGGCCGCGTTCAAGGTGGCCGCTTCGCAGCAAGTGCTGGGAGATCTCAACGAAGGACGGAGCGGGCTGAGCCAGGTCGGTAAGTTCCTGACCATCTACCCACGGGATGAGGCACACGCGGTGCGCCTGGCCACCCGGCTCGACGAGGCGACGCGCGGCCTGTCAGGTCCCCAGATACCTTCTGATCGGCAGCTGCGCCCGGGAAGCTGCGTCTTCTACCGCTACGGCAGCTTCAGCGGCCGCCACATGCAGCTGCCCATCGGCGAGCTGGTGGAGATCCTCGAGGCGCCCGATGGGCAGCTCTTCCCAGACAAGCGGGAGTCGGTCTACCGCGCGCCTCCCCCCTGGGTGAGAGACCCCTTCACCACGGGGCCCGGGCCCGCCGAGCCCCCCAAGGCTGCCCCCGGCGTCATCGCGGGACACTACGCGACGGTGGCCAGCATCCACCGCTCGGCCCGCAGCCAGGTCTTCCTCGCCATTGATCTCAAGGAGATGCGCAAGTGCGTGCTCAAGCAGGTGAAGCGCGCCGCGGGAGACGGTGACGCGGGCCGCCGGCGCCTGCACCACGAGATGGAGGTGCTGACCGCCCTGGCTCCGTCCCCCTGGTTTCCCACGCCCTACCAGTTCGTCGAGGACGAGACGTCCGCTTACCTCGCCATGGAGGACATTGAGGGCGACACGCTCTCCGCTCACATCCAGAAGCTCTCGGCGCGCGGCTGCTTCGCCTCGGAGGCGCAGTTGGTGTCCTGGGGGAGCCAGCTCGCCGAAGCCCTGGGGAGCATGCATGAGCGAGGGCTCGTCTTCAGCGATTTGAAGTCCGCCAACGTGCTGGTCCCCCCGCAGGGAAAGCTCCGCCTCATTGATCTGGAGCTGGCCCATGGCGCCTCGCTGCCGCGCGTGGAGGGGGCCGGAAAGGGAACGCACGGCTACATGACGCCGGCACAGGCCTCTGGGCAGCCATCCACCGCTGCGGATGACATCTACGCCCTCGGCGCCCTGCTCTACTTCGCCGCCACGGGCGCGGAGCCCTCGCACGCCCCCAGCGGCTCGCTGCTCGTCCGGCCTCTCTCCCGGCTCAACCCCTCGCTCTCTCCCGCGCTCGAAGCCCTCATCACACGGTGCCTGGCGCCGGAGCACGCGCCCCAGTCGATGCGAGAGGTGGCCCAGGCGCTCGCACAGATGGGGACGCCCTCCACCACGGCCCAGCTCACGCCCGCGGACCGCGCTCCCTCCGCCGCACCTCCCGGGGACCTCTACCGCACCCAGGCGCTGCGGCTGGGAGACACGCTCGTCCATACCGCCCAGCGCGATCCCTCCACCGGAGCCGTCTTCTGGAATCATGGGCACCCGCTGAACGGGGGCCTCCCCTCGCGGGACATCAACCTGGGGAGCGCGGGCATCCTCCTGGCCCTGTCGGCCCTGGTCTCCACGTTCCAGAAGCCCTCCCACCGCGCAACGCTGGCCGAGGCAGCCGCGTGGCTGGCGAAGGCGCCGAGGCCCGAAGGCCCACCGAACCCGGGGCTCTATGTGGGCGAGGCGGGCGTGGGGCTGGCGCTCCTGCGCGCTGGGCGCACGCTGGAGGACGAGGGGCTGGTGCAGGCGGCGCTCGAGCGGGCCCGCGCCGTGGCCCCCCTCCCCTTTGCCTCACCGGACGTGTTCAACGGCACGGCCGGACGCGTGCGCTTCCACCTCGAGGTGTGGCGGGAGCTGGACAGTGCCGAGAACCTCCAGGCCGCGCTCACGGCCGGAACCTCCCTGCTGTACAGCGCGCAGCGCTCGGAGGCGGGAGAGCTCAAGTGGGCCATCCCTCCTGGCTATGAGGGACTGAGCGGCAACATCCAGCTGGGCTACGCCCACGGGGCCGCCGGCATTGCCGACACCCTGCTGGACCTCTATGAGGCGACGCGCGAGCAGCGCTTCCTCGAGGCCGCCTGCGGAGCCGGGCGCTGGCTGCTCGCCCAGGCAGCCCCCGCGCTGGAGGACGGCAGCGGCCTGTGCTGGCCCTCGCAAGCGGGCGCCGCGCCGCATGCCGCGTTCTGGTGTCACGGCTCGGCCGGAGTGGGGAAGTTCTTCCTGCACGCCGCTCGGCTGGAGGCGCTCCCGGAAGCCGCCACCGTCGTGGAGCGCTGCTTCAAGACCGTGGCCCGAGGCACCCGCTGGGCCAACCCCGTCCAGTGCCACGGGCTGTCCGGCAACCTCGAGTTCCTCCTGGACGTGTACCAGGCCACGCGCAAGCCCGAGCACCTCGAGGCGGTGCAGGAGCTCGTGGGACTCCTACAGGCGTTCGCCGTGGAGAAGGAAGGCCACCTCTACTGGCCGGCGGAGAACCCGTTCCTGCTGAGCCCCTCCTATATGGTGGGCTACGCGGGAGTCGCGGCGTGCCTGCTGCGCCTCGCGGAGCCCGAACAGCGCGCCTCCCTGCTGCGCTGA
- a CDS encoding VOC family protein, translating into MVELRVCIDVDDLDKAIGFYTEVLGLKVGRRFGDSGAELLGGSAPIDLLAKPAGSQPSPNSFSMRDYRRHWTPVHLDFVVTDVEAAVERAKAQGAVLEHPIKDQPWGRLALLADPFGHGICFLQFKGRGYDELGGS; encoded by the coding sequence ATGGTGGAGCTGCGCGTCTGCATCGACGTCGATGACTTGGACAAGGCGATTGGGTTCTACACGGAGGTGCTCGGGCTGAAAGTGGGGCGCCGGTTCGGGGACAGTGGCGCGGAGCTGCTCGGAGGCTCGGCCCCCATCGACTTGCTCGCCAAGCCCGCAGGCAGCCAGCCCAGCCCGAACTCCTTCTCCATGCGCGACTACCGCCGGCACTGGACACCCGTCCACCTGGACTTCGTCGTCACCGACGTGGAGGCCGCCGTGGAGCGGGCCAAGGCCCAGGGCGCCGTGCTGGAGCACCCCATCAAGGATCAGCCCTGGGGCCGGCTCGCCCTGCTCGCGGACCCGTTCGGACACGGCATCTGCTTCCTGCAGTTCAAGGGCCGCGGCTACGACGAGCTGGGCGGGAGCTGA
- a CDS encoding DUF3142 domain-containing protein, translating into MNSSPRCARRFRALSLGLLLLAVPASAAEPPPVFLWAWERPERLDFIDPAREGVAFHAVTLQLSGEGVQAYRRRQPLVVPPGTYRLAVMRIEVARGTAPSEAQRARLVKLISDQVQQQAPDAVQVDYDARASERPFYRALLQDLRAALPATLRLSMTALASWCLDDGWLDGLPVDEVVPMVFRMGVDSQQVRAELARRGDFNGARCRESVGFVVDEPQPSLPSGRRRYWFNPRSWTAQDLQQLREKSP; encoded by the coding sequence ATGAATTCCTCCCCTCGGTGTGCCCGGAGGTTTCGTGCCCTGTCGCTGGGGCTGCTGCTCCTGGCCGTGCCCGCGAGCGCGGCGGAGCCCCCGCCCGTGTTTCTGTGGGCCTGGGAGCGCCCCGAGCGGCTCGACTTCATCGACCCGGCGCGAGAGGGCGTCGCCTTCCATGCGGTCACTCTCCAGCTCTCCGGAGAGGGCGTGCAGGCCTACCGCCGCCGCCAGCCCCTCGTGGTGCCTCCGGGCACGTACCGGCTGGCGGTGATGCGCATCGAGGTGGCACGTGGCACTGCGCCCAGCGAGGCCCAGCGCGCCAGGCTCGTGAAGCTCATCTCCGATCAGGTGCAGCAGCAGGCCCCGGACGCTGTGCAGGTGGACTACGACGCCCGCGCCTCCGAGCGCCCCTTCTACCGCGCGCTGCTCCAGGACCTTCGGGCCGCTCTGCCCGCAACCCTGCGTCTGTCGATGACGGCGCTGGCATCGTGGTGTCTGGACGACGGCTGGCTCGACGGGCTGCCGGTGGACGAGGTGGTGCCCATGGTGTTCCGCATGGGCGTGGACTCGCAGCAGGTGCGCGCGGAGCTGGCGCGGCGAGGAGATTTCAACGGCGCTCGGTGCCGGGAGAGCGTGGGCTTCGTGGTGGATGAGCCCCAGCCTTCGTTGCCCTCCGGACGCCGCAGGTATTGGTTCAACCCCCGGTCCTGGACTGCCCAGGACCTGCAGCAGCTCCGGGAGAAGTCACCATGA